A window from Salvia miltiorrhiza cultivar Shanhuang (shh) chromosome 2, IMPLAD_Smil_shh, whole genome shotgun sequence encodes these proteins:
- the LOC131007824 gene encoding myosin-2-like has translation MLAVAPNCITRSSLEEMLEALQRRDESEAQTPRDVPPALPRRAVPRSRLPSAKRRLPVAVSSEAGGSGESSAFCMKNGKMRGNGFRDEKDREMESGEWCYGAAASDEKRVKESAHDKVLQCTTEVQKGLDDRQHLQQLNEVALTFQSYVRGEIARKEYSALLTKKNQVKLEEAAIVQLQSVIRGWLARRHFSHLQKLMQPTHGKMESGISNSKVKNLPPDMLPLIVGVLEKRVLMAEESLELKEKENATFREQLQQYEARLKQSEAKMKSAEEMWQKQIASLQVDVEKRVERDGEDLKHGNNINGVARRKVSFEDEKVGGGWHMQRLKRMMKAWMKENKVRLRSSKTKIHSMGHAEAAHHTHARTWWGKKSKRS, from the exons ATGTTGGCTGTAGCGCCAAATTGTATTACTCGTAGCTCGTTGGAGGAAATGCTGGAGGCTCTTCAGCGAAGAGACGAGAGCGAGGCGCAGACGCCGCGGGATGTGCCTCCTGCGCTGCCGCGACGTGCCGTCCCTCGCTCTCGCCTCCCGTCGGCCAAGAGGCGGCTACCTGTGGCTGTGAGCTCTGAAGCTGGTGGAAGCGGGGAGAGCTCCGCATTTTGTATGAAGAATGGGAAAATGAGAGGAAATGGTTTTCGCGATGAAAAAGATAGAGAAATGGAATCCGGCGAATGGTGTTACGGGGCAGCAGCATCAGATGAAAAGAGGGTTAAGGAGTCTGCTCATGATAAG GTTCTGCAATGTACTACAGAGGTTCAGAAGGGTTTGGATGATCGTCAACACCTTCAGCAACTCAATGAAGTAGCACTCACATTCCAATCAT ATGTTCGTGGTGAAATTGCAAGAAAGGAGTATAGCGCCTTACTCACGAAGAAAAATCAGGTGAAGCTAGAGGAGGCGGCAATTGTGCAATTACAGTCAG TAATTCGAGGATGGTTGGCTAGAAGGCATTTTAGTCACCTCCAGAAATTGATGCAGCCAACTCATGGCAAAATGGAATCGGGCATCAGCAATTCTAAAGTCAAG AATCTGCCTCCAGATATGTTGCCTTTGATTGTTGGAGTGCTCGAAAAGAGGGTGTTAATGGCAGAAGAAAGTCTTGAACtcaaggaaaaagaaaatgcaaCCTTTAGAGAGCAATTGCAACAATATGAGGCGCGTCTGAAACAATCTGAAGCAAAGATGAAATCCGCAGAGGAGATGTGGCAAAAGCAGATTGCATCTCTGCAA GTGGATGTGGAGAAGAGAGTCGAGCGAGATGGAGAAGATTTAAAACATGGCAACAATATTAATGGCGTGGCGAGAAGGAAGGTAAGCTTTGAGGATGAAAAGGTAGGAGGAGGTTGGCATATGCAGAGGTTGAAACGCATGATGAAGGCATGGATGAAAGAGAATAAGGTCCGATTGAGAAGTTCAAAGACAAAAATTCACTCAATGGGGCATGCTGAAGCTGCTCATCATACTCATGCAAGGACGTGGTGGGGAAAGAAAAGCAAGAGATCATAG